The genomic segment TTTCACCTGCATAAACATCAAATGAAAATAAAGCTAAAATAGTTGGATATAACGCAGTGCATTTAAATGGCCGCATAATTTTTGTTTGTCCCTGTTTATGGCTTGGTTAATGGTCACTTTTATTTATAATAATCCTTATATTTACTTATTTATCATTCAGTTGGGTGTTTGCCAAATTAGTTATGATAGTAATTACACAAGTTGTGTTTTTTTTACTAAAAATTGTGAATGAATGAGTAGCTAAAGGCGTAAAAAGGTGAATATGGAGCAGTAATGCCTTATACTAAGGAATATTAGGAGGGAGTGATCTCTAGGGCAATCGCACATAAATTTAAACAGAGAAAATTAATTAACTAAGCTGGGGGACTCAAATAGGTTTTACCGTTACAGGGGTAAAGGTACCTTCTGAGCTCGACAAAACGTAAGCAGGAATAACCTATGAGAGAGTACAAGAGTTTGTCTCATACTCGATGGGATTGTAAATATCATGTTGTTTTTATTCCCAAGAGGTCGCTTAATTCAAACCACCGAGAGTACTAGGCTGCAGGAGGAAATTCCTAGGTGAAATAAAAAGAGTAGGTAAAAAAATTCCGTGCTTTATAAAACCCGGCCAGGTGCCGATGTCGCTTGGTTTTCTTGGAAAGAAAAAAATAATCCAGCGATTTTTTAGCTTATAAAAAACTTATCATAATTTCACACTAAGGACCACGAAGCTCACCACCTGCCAGGAAAGCAACATAAGCTCGTACTTGCACTTTATTCCACTTACTGTGTGGTTTTTCCGTGAGCTTATAGTCAAATACTCTAGTCTTTTAGTTAGTAAATAGGCTTTAATAGAGGTTTTGAGCCCATTCCCCCAGAAATTTCACTCTGCTGGAGTCACATGCTAACTACGACCTAGCTAGTAACAGAAAATTTTTGCTTAATGGCTGGAGGTATCAACTTTAGCATTGCCGTTTCGTACTATATCCATCTACTAGTTGTAGGTTTTCAAACGACAGAAGGTGGTGTAGTGGTCCAGTAAAACCCAACAATTTTTTAAGAGGCTTTTTTCAATTGATGAGCTCTCTCAAACTCCATCGGTGTTTGATAGTTTAAAGCTGAATGTTTACGTTCGCTATTATAGTATGTAATGTAGTCCCAGATAGCTTGGCGTGCTTCATGCTTCGTTTGAAAGCGGAAGCGGTGTAACCACTCTGATTTAAGTGTTCGAAATACTCTTTCTGTAGGAGAGTTATCCCAGCAATTGCCTTTTCTGCTCATACTTTGGGTCATATTGTAGCGCTTAAGTTGGTTACGATACTCTTCACTAGCATACTGGCTACCTCTATCTGAGTGATGGATGATTCCATGTGCTGGCAGCCTGCGTTGCCATGCCATAGTCAATGCATCCAAACACAACTGTGTACGCATATGGTCTTGTACAGACCAGCCAATAATTTGCCGAGAATATAGGTCAACTACGATAGCTAAATATAGCCATCCTTGGTTGGT from the Spartinivicinus poritis genome contains:
- a CDS encoding IS3 family transposase, with protein sequence VKIKAKYKITTDSKHEQPIADNILDRQFNVSAANKVWTTDITYVWTNQGWLYLAIVVDLYSRQIIGWSVQDHMRTQLCLDALTMAWQRRLPAHGIIHHSDRGSQYASEEYRNQLKRYNMTQSMSRKGNCWDNSPTERVFRTLKSEWLHRFRFQTKHEARQAIWDYITYYNSERKHSALNYQTPMEFERAHQLKKAS